Proteins encoded within one genomic window of Polynucleobacter duraquae:
- the pgeF gene encoding peptidoglycan editing factor PgeF — protein MISALNKIEPSWTVSQLIQAFCTTRQGGLSQSPFNSLNLGLNAGDDSVDVLQNRSILRSELPAEPLWLKQTHGITVSTPISRSTLTIGAFEADASVTNIPNEVLAILTADCMPVLLASRSGDVIGAAHAGWRGLSGGILENTIKEMLALSPGLAISDIRAWMGPAIGPSAFEVGQDVLQAFALQGQDVLSKAFIPIPGTSGKYLADLYLLARDRLHTLGLKQIDGGEFCTVNDPERFFSYRRDKVTGRFASLIWISDKH, from the coding sequence ATGATCAGCGCGCTCAATAAGATTGAGCCAAGCTGGACTGTGTCGCAGCTAATTCAGGCTTTTTGCACTACCCGACAAGGTGGCCTAAGTCAGTCACCATTTAATAGTCTGAACCTTGGACTGAATGCGGGTGACGATTCAGTAGATGTTCTTCAAAACCGCAGCATCCTGAGGTCTGAGCTTCCTGCTGAACCACTTTGGCTCAAACAAACTCATGGCATCACAGTGAGCACCCCGATCTCGAGGAGCACTCTAACTATTGGAGCATTTGAGGCAGACGCTTCTGTCACCAATATTCCAAATGAGGTGCTAGCCATTCTGACTGCGGATTGCATGCCCGTCTTGTTGGCTAGCAGGAGTGGTGATGTGATTGGGGCGGCTCATGCCGGTTGGCGTGGCTTGAGCGGCGGTATCCTTGAAAACACCATCAAAGAAATGCTGGCACTATCTCCAGGCCTCGCGATAAGCGATATCCGTGCATGGATGGGTCCAGCAATTGGGCCTAGCGCATTTGAAGTGGGTCAGGATGTGTTGCAAGCCTTTGCTCTTCAGGGTCAAGACGTACTCTCCAAGGCCTTTATTCCTATTCCCGGGACTTCCGGCAAGTACTTGGCCGACCTCTATTTATTAGCAAGAGATCGTTTACATACACTAGGTCTAAAGCAAATCGATGGCGGTGAGTTTTGTACCGTGAATGATCCAGAGCGCTTCTTTTCATACCGTCGGGATAAAGTCACGGGACGCTTTGCCTCGCTCATCTGGATTTCAGATAAGCATTAA
- a CDS encoding RluA family pseudouridine synthase, which translates to MALPHTPDSNPTDYIDDEDFIALEVPPEVSGERLDKFLGGALPDYSRNRLKSWVEAGAVTVDGKVTKVRHLLRGSESIKVFPQEMPEQFAFSPENIALDVVYEDDSIIVVNKPAGLVVHPAAGNWTGTLLNALLYRYPELKQLPRAGIVHRLDKDTSGLMVVARTDIAQTSLVRQLQERTVGRRYLSWVWGDAPSQGKVLATVGRDQRDRLKMAAGSAQGKPAATLFRRLAKGSFTESSVALLECRLETGRTHQIRVHLESLGFPLLGDPVYRKRTPGVAKSLPFNRQALHAYALSLQHPATQEIMTWFRLPPQDLIDLLPLVGMSEADLPREEALMASIKNDQRAQ; encoded by the coding sequence GTGGCATTGCCGCATACTCCCGATTCGAATCCCACTGATTATATCGATGATGAGGATTTCATAGCCCTAGAAGTTCCCCCTGAGGTCAGTGGCGAGCGTTTGGATAAGTTTCTTGGTGGCGCTTTACCGGATTATTCCCGTAATCGACTTAAATCCTGGGTTGAGGCTGGGGCGGTAACAGTAGATGGAAAAGTCACCAAAGTACGTCATTTACTGCGTGGGAGCGAGAGTATTAAGGTATTCCCACAAGAAATGCCTGAACAGTTCGCTTTTTCCCCTGAAAATATTGCGCTAGATGTTGTCTATGAAGATGACTCTATTATTGTGGTCAATAAACCTGCTGGACTCGTGGTGCATCCTGCTGCTGGTAATTGGACAGGAACCCTATTAAATGCCTTGCTTTATCGCTATCCCGAGCTCAAGCAACTCCCCAGAGCGGGAATTGTCCATCGCCTAGACAAAGATACCTCTGGATTAATGGTGGTTGCTAGAACAGATATAGCCCAAACCTCACTGGTAAGGCAGCTTCAAGAGCGAACGGTGGGAAGGCGTTATCTATCGTGGGTGTGGGGTGATGCCCCTTCTCAGGGCAAGGTGCTGGCGACCGTGGGTCGAGATCAACGCGATCGACTCAAAATGGCTGCTGGTTCTGCTCAAGGCAAGCCTGCTGCCACCTTATTTCGGCGCTTGGCTAAAGGGAGCTTTACAGAAAGTTCAGTTGCTTTGCTGGAGTGCCGCTTAGAGACTGGTCGCACCCATCAAATTCGGGTTCATCTAGAGTCTTTGGGTTTCCCTCTTTTAGGCGATCCGGTTTACCGCAAGAGGACCCCCGGAGTAGCTAAATCACTGCCTTTTAACCGCCAGGCTTTACATGCTTATGCCTTAAGTCTGCAGCATCCGGCAACCCAGGAAATCATGACCTGGTTTAGATTGCCCCCCCAAGATTTGATTGATTTGCTGCCCTTGGTGGGAATGAGTGAAGCCGACTTACCAAGAGAAGAGGCTCTAATGGCCTCCATTAAAAATGATCAGCGCGCTCAATAA
- the alr gene encoding alanine racemase: MSRPIVATIHTDAFRHNLGRIRELAPESKIWSVVKAKAYGHSLEAAFKGLESTDGFALLDLADAQWLRDHGWEGRILLLEGLFSQQELERVIRLRCDLVVHSEKQVVWLESLKNYSGHPINIFLKLNSGMNRLGFRPAEYRTAFHRLHAAGYHLHHMTHFANADQVERSPSVGEQMECFNQTTEGLEAPSSLANSAAILWHRNALGDWIRPGILLYGVSPTGVHADIVRSEFQAVMSLRSEIIDIQNLKKGDYVGYGGRYEAPEDMRIGVIAGGYADGYPRHAEDGTPVWVDAADTQGDGVICPIVGRVSMDMLTIDLREAPNAKIGSVVELWGNEVPVDDVAQMSGTIGYELICALAQRVPVLTD, encoded by the coding sequence ATTAGTAGGCCTATTGTGGCAACTATACACACTGATGCCTTTCGACATAATTTAGGCCGTATTCGGGAACTTGCCCCGGAATCGAAGATCTGGTCTGTTGTGAAGGCAAAAGCGTATGGCCACAGCCTTGAAGCTGCATTTAAGGGCTTGGAATCTACCGATGGCTTTGCCTTGCTGGATCTTGCAGATGCACAGTGGTTAAGAGACCACGGTTGGGAGGGTCGCATCCTCCTTTTAGAAGGTCTTTTTAGTCAGCAGGAGCTCGAACGGGTAATTCGGCTGCGATGTGACCTGGTGGTTCATAGCGAGAAGCAGGTCGTATGGCTTGAGAGCCTTAAAAACTATTCAGGTCATCCAATCAATATCTTTCTGAAGCTCAATTCTGGAATGAACCGCCTTGGTTTCAGGCCAGCGGAATACCGAACTGCCTTTCATCGTTTGCATGCTGCCGGATACCATCTGCATCACATGACCCACTTTGCCAATGCAGACCAGGTAGAGCGCTCACCATCAGTCGGAGAGCAAATGGAGTGCTTCAATCAAACGACCGAAGGGCTCGAAGCGCCATCTTCTTTGGCGAATTCCGCTGCGATCCTTTGGCATCGCAATGCTTTGGGAGACTGGATCCGTCCAGGCATTCTGCTCTACGGTGTTTCACCAACTGGGGTGCATGCCGATATCGTTCGCTCTGAATTTCAAGCTGTGATGAGTTTGCGTAGTGAAATCATCGATATCCAAAACTTAAAGAAAGGCGACTATGTAGGTTACGGTGGTCGCTATGAAGCTCCAGAGGATATGCGCATTGGTGTGATCGCTGGTGGCTATGCTGACGGATATCCACGTCATGCGGAAGATGGAACACCTGTTTGGGTTGATGCCGCTGATACTCAGGGCGACGGTGTGATTTGCCCGATTGTTGGAAGGGTCTCCATGGACATGTTGACGATCGATTTGCGTGAAGCTCCTAATGCCAAAATAGGCAGTGTGGTGGAGCTTTGGGGTAACGAAGTTCCGGTGGATGATGTGGCTCAAATGAGCGGCACCATCGGTTATGAACTGATTTGCGCGTTGGCGCAAAGGGTGCCGGTGCTTACTGACTGA
- a CDS encoding outer membrane protein assembly factor BamD — protein MSDVITDASLRLAATLGSSSRKSFISLLVSASTACLVLGGCAGSDGQKDDTDIWSETKLYSEANEKLKDADYAKCGKYFEKLEGRFPFGPYSQQAQINAAFCYWKAQEQAQAQVAIDRFIKLHQGSPNLDYGYYLKGLISFNDDLGWLGKFTGQDLSERDPKAAKEAFESFKVVVERFPDSKYAPDSLDRMRYIVNSLAEADVIVARFYYQRGAYLASANRAQLVIRDYDRAPAVEEALYLLTKSYEKLGMTDLSNDAARVFKLNFPDSQMMVTGQRVQKERRWWQIWNK, from the coding sequence ATGTCGGACGTTATTACAGACGCCAGTTTAAGGCTTGCTGCTACCCTTGGGTCATCTTCCAGAAAATCCTTTATTTCTTTACTAGTTAGCGCTAGCACTGCTTGTCTTGTGCTCGGCGGATGCGCGGGCAGCGATGGTCAAAAGGATGACACTGATATTTGGTCAGAAACAAAACTCTATTCCGAAGCCAATGAGAAACTGAAGGATGCGGACTATGCAAAGTGCGGCAAGTACTTTGAAAAACTAGAAGGTCGCTTTCCATTTGGACCCTATTCTCAACAAGCGCAAATTAATGCTGCTTTCTGTTACTGGAAAGCGCAAGAGCAAGCCCAAGCCCAAGTTGCTATCGATCGATTTATCAAGCTGCATCAAGGCAGTCCTAACTTAGATTACGGCTACTACCTCAAAGGCTTAATTAGCTTTAATGATGATTTAGGTTGGCTCGGCAAATTTACAGGGCAGGATTTGAGTGAGCGCGATCCAAAGGCAGCCAAAGAAGCTTTTGAATCTTTCAAGGTTGTTGTAGAACGTTTTCCTGATAGTAAATATGCGCCCGACTCTTTAGATCGGATGCGCTATATCGTGAACTCCTTAGCGGAGGCAGATGTCATTGTGGCTCGCTTCTACTATCAACGCGGCGCCTACTTAGCTTCCGCCAATAGAGCTCAGTTGGTGATTCGAGATTATGATCGCGCACCAGCCGTTGAGGAAGCGCTCTACTTGCTGACGAAGTCTTATGAGAAGCTAGGCATGACTGATCTTAGCAACGATGCAGCACGTGTCTTTAAACTGAATTTTCCCGACAGCCAAATGATGGTGACCGGTCAACGCGTTCAAAAAGAGCGTCGCTGGTGGCAGATCTGGAATAAGTAA